The following is a genomic window from Puniceicoccus vermicola.
GGATGGATCCAAATGCGATGTGTGATGCGGATAAGCAGACCGGAACGAATAGATTTTCGCATTCGCCCTTGGCCGGTGTGATGGAGCGGTAGCTGATCCCGTAGGGAGCTTTGGGGAGTAGTTGAACATCGCCTTCATTATAGACACATCCATCTTTCACAAAGCGTTGGCAGTTGTGACTATCCATCGCATAGGAGCCCATGGCAACGGGATCCTCTGGTTGGCGAATATGTTGCGTGTCTTTTTCCGTTAGAACATAGTCACTGACCATGCGGCGTGCTTCACGGACATACAGTTGATGTGGCCAGTGTCCGGTTTCTGGGAATTCATCCTTCGGCAGGCCGAAACGGGCATATCCTTTACGGTATACTTCCGGAATGGAGGGATCATTGGCCATAAACCAAAAGTGTCCCATGATGTAGTCGACATGCTCTTGAAAAATGACTTCGCGCTGGGCGTAGCTCGCTTCCGGCCAGGCATAGTTTGCGCCGATGAAATCTGTGGAGACCGGGCCGTGGTTGTTGGTATCTGTTTTTAAATACCCATTCGGCGTGCGCGCATCCATTA
Proteins encoded in this region:
- a CDS encoding FAD-dependent oxidoreductase translates to GVLPWINEAEPDPEGSGDHKIQAYNFRVCMTDDPDLKVDWVKPESFREIDHELARRWFNTDTDEYNAHLPNPKNRNLDDPDSILRKFDVMDARTPNGYLKTDTNNHGPVSTDFIGANYAWPEASYAQREVIFQEHVDYIMGHFWFMANDPSIPEVYRKGYARFGLPKDEFPETGHWPHQLYVREARRMVSDYVLTEKDTQHIRQPEDPVAMGSYAMDSHNCQRFVKDGCVYNEGDVQLLPKAPYGISYRSITPAKGECENLFVPVCLSASHIAFGSIRMEPVFMALGESAAIATDMLIDQKDAVQSIDYPALAKELESVGQILHFEEVADSE